From Cetobacterium somerae ATCC BAA-474, the proteins below share one genomic window:
- a CDS encoding glutaredoxin domain-containing protein, with amino-acid sequence MIKVFGKEDCSKCETLKKILDDKGLEYEYTQDLKTLMIVASKARIMSAPVVEKDGKYYSMESFLEVL; translated from the coding sequence ATGATAAAGGTATTTGGAAAAGAAGATTGTAGTAAATGTGAGACTTTAAAGAAAATTTTAGATGATAAAGGTCTTGAATATGAGTATACTCAGGATTTAAAAACACTTATGATCGTAGCAAGTAAGGCTAGAATTATGAGTGCACCTGTTGTTGAAAAAGATGGAAAATACTATTCTATGGAAAGCTTCTTAGAGGTTTTATAA
- a CDS encoding ribonucleoside-diphosphate reductase subunit alpha — protein MRQVINRAGIRENLDITKIREKLLRACDNLEVNMVELESHIESIYAENITTKKIQESLINQAVSMTSFEESDWTYVAGRLLMMETEREVFHKRGFSYGEFYKSIKTLVEIGIYDNRLLDYTAEEVKELESAMDISRDMMYDYAGANMFVNRYLLKYDGKIYELPQEVFMCIAMLLAINEKDKVSVAKRFYEALSLKKISLATPILANLRVPNGNLSSCFITAMDDNIESIFYNVDTVAKISKNGGGVGLNISRIRAKNSMVNGYYNASGGVVPWVKIINDTAVAVNQQGRRAGAVTVALDSWHLDIETFLELQTENGDQRGKAYDIYPQVVLSDLFMKRVEEDLPWTLVDPYEIRKKYGVELCEVYGEKFEELYLTIEKDENLQLRKVIKARELFKEIMKVQIETGMPYIFFKDRANLMNHNSHVGMIGNGNLCMESFSNFSPSVNFKEDTVGENGVRTTKLGEVHTCNLVSMNLAELERDELENIVDISVRILDNTIDLTRTPIKESDKHNLAYRTIGVGAMGLADYLAREFMIYDESLEEIDELFQEIAMYSIKSSALLAKERGTYPMFKGSLWDEGIFFQKNKDWYMENSKFGKEWEEVFNLVKMYGLRNGELTAVAPNTSTSLLMGSTASVNPTFSRFYIEKNQKGAVPRVVKHLKDRAWFYPEFKNVNPQTYVKIMSRIGKWITQGVSMELIFDLNKDIKAKDIYDTFMTAWKEGCKSVYYIRTIQKNTNIINEKEECESCSG, from the coding sequence ATGAGACAGGTTATAAATAGAGCTGGAATAAGAGAAAATTTAGATATAACAAAAATAAGAGAGAAACTTTTAAGAGCTTGTGATAACTTAGAAGTTAATATGGTTGAGTTAGAAAGTCATATAGAATCAATATATGCAGAGAATATAACAACAAAAAAAATTCAGGAATCTCTAATAAATCAAGCTGTTTCTATGACAAGTTTTGAAGAAAGTGACTGGACATATGTTGCAGGAAGACTTTTAATGATGGAAACAGAAAGAGAGGTTTTCCACAAAAGAGGATTCTCTTATGGTGAGTTTTATAAAAGTATAAAAACTTTAGTAGAGATTGGAATTTATGATAATAGACTTTTAGATTATACTGCTGAAGAGGTTAAAGAGTTAGAGTCAGCTATGGATATCTCTAGAGATATGATGTATGATTATGCTGGAGCAAATATGTTTGTAAATAGATATTTGTTGAAGTATGATGGAAAGATTTATGAGTTACCTCAAGAGGTATTTATGTGTATAGCTATGCTTTTAGCTATAAATGAAAAAGATAAAGTTTCTGTGGCAAAAAGATTTTATGAAGCATTGTCACTTAAAAAGATATCTTTAGCTACTCCAATTTTAGCTAATTTAAGAGTACCAAATGGAAATCTGTCATCATGCTTTATAACAGCTATGGATGATAATATAGAATCTATTTTCTACAACGTGGATACAGTTGCAAAAATTAGTAAAAATGGTGGTGGAGTAGGATTAAATATCTCTAGAATAAGAGCGAAGAACTCTATGGTAAATGGATATTATAACGCTAGTGGTGGAGTTGTTCCTTGGGTAAAAATTATAAATGATACAGCAGTAGCTGTAAATCAACAAGGAAGAAGAGCTGGAGCGGTAACAGTGGCTTTAGATTCATGGCACCTAGATATTGAAACATTTTTAGAACTTCAAACAGAAAATGGAGATCAAAGAGGAAAAGCATATGATATCTATCCTCAAGTTGTTCTTTCAGATCTTTTTATGAAAAGAGTGGAAGAGGATTTACCGTGGACTTTAGTTGACCCTTATGAAATTAGAAAAAAATATGGTGTTGAACTATGTGAAGTTTATGGAGAAAAATTTGAAGAGTTATACTTAACTATAGAAAAGGATGAAAACTTACAGTTAAGAAAAGTTATAAAGGCTAGAGAGTTATTTAAAGAGATTATGAAAGTTCAAATAGAAACAGGAATGCCGTATATATTCTTTAAAGATAGAGCAAATCTAATGAATCACAATAGTCATGTGGGAATGATAGGAAATGGAAATCTATGTATGGAAAGTTTTTCTAACTTCTCACCAAGTGTAAACTTTAAAGAGGATACTGTTGGAGAAAATGGAGTTAGAACAACAAAATTAGGTGAAGTTCACACTTGTAACTTAGTTTCTATGAATTTAGCTGAGTTAGAAAGAGATGAGTTAGAAAATATTGTAGATATATCTGTTAGAATCCTTGATAACACAATTGATTTAACAAGAACTCCTATAAAAGAGTCAGATAAGCATAACTTAGCTTATAGAACAATTGGTGTTGGAGCTATGGGACTTGCAGACTATTTAGCAAGAGAGTTTATGATATATGATGAGTCATTAGAAGAGATAGATGAACTTTTCCAAGAGATAGCTATGTATAGTATAAAATCTTCAGCTCTTTTAGCAAAAGAGAGAGGAACTTATCCAATGTTTAAAGGTTCTTTATGGGATGAAGGAATATTTTTCCAAAAAAATAAAGATTGGTATATGGAAAATTCAAAGTTTGGAAAAGAGTGGGAAGAGGTATTTAATTTAGTTAAGATGTATGGATTAAGAAACGGTGAGTTAACAGCAGTTGCACCAAATACATCAACATCTTTACTTATGGGATCAACAGCATCTGTAAACCCTACGTTCTCTAGATTCTATATAGAGAAGAATCAAAAGGGTGCTGTTCCAAGAGTTGTTAAACATCTAAAAGATAGAGCTTGGTTCTATCCAGAGTTTAAAAATGTAAATCCTCAAACATATGTAAAAATAATGAGTAGAATAGGAAAATGGATAACTCAGGGAGTTTCTATGGAGCTTATTTTTGATTTAAATAAAGATATTAAAGCTAAAGATATATATGATACTTTCATGACAGCATGGAAAGAGGGATGTAAATCAGTTTATTATATAAGAACAATTCAAAAAAATACAAATATAATAAATGAAAAAGAGGAGTGTGAAAGCTGCAGTGGATAG
- a CDS encoding ribonucleotide-diphosphate reductase subunit beta, which produces MDRKKLFNPLGDDSLSERKVIKGDSTNIFNLNNVKYQWANHLYRTMMGNFWIPEKIDLTQDKNDYKNLTDEEKEAYDGILSFLIFLDSIQTNNIPNVSDYITAPEINLILSIQTFQEAIHSQSYQYIIESILPKEIRNSIYDKWREDKVLFERNSYIAKIYQSFLENPSDENFARVIIADYLLEAIYFYNGFNFFYLLASRNRMMGTSDIIKLINRDELSHVVIFQQLIREIKNENKDFFNDELIYDMFKKAVQQEISWTNHIIGNGILGITEDTTERYTKWLANERLKAIGLNPIYEGYEKNPYRHLEKFADTEGEGNVKANFFEGTVTSYNMSSSVEGWDEF; this is translated from the coding sequence GTGGATAGAAAAAAACTTTTTAATCCTCTAGGAGATGATTCTTTATCAGAAAGAAAAGTGATAAAGGGAGATAGTACAAATATATTTAATTTGAATAATGTTAAATATCAATGGGCAAATCATCTTTATAGAACAATGATGGGAAACTTTTGGATTCCAGAAAAAATAGATTTAACTCAAGATAAAAACGATTATAAAAATTTAACTGATGAAGAGAAAGAGGCTTATGATGGAATACTTTCATTTCTAATATTTTTAGATAGTATTCAAACAAATAATATTCCAAATGTTTCAGATTATATAACTGCTCCAGAGATAAATTTGATTCTATCAATACAGACTTTCCAAGAAGCTATTCACTCTCAATCATATCAATATATAATTGAATCTATTCTACCAAAGGAGATTAGAAACTCAATATATGATAAATGGAGAGAGGATAAAGTTCTATTTGAAAGAAATAGTTACATAGCAAAAATATATCAAAGTTTCTTAGAAAATCCTAGTGATGAAAACTTTGCAAGAGTTATAATAGCTGACTATCTTTTAGAAGCTATATATTTCTACAATGGATTTAACTTCTTCTATCTTTTAGCAAGTAGAAATAGAATGATGGGAACTTCTGATATAATAAAACTTATCAATAGGGATGAGCTATCACATGTAGTTATATTCCAACAGTTAATAAGAGAGATTAAAAATGAAAATAAAGATTTCTTTAATGATGAATTAATATATGATATGTTTAAAAAAGCTGTGCAGCAAGAGATTAGCTGGACAAATCATATAATAGGAAATGGAATACTAGGTATAACAGAGGATACAACAGAGAGATATACAAAGTGGTTAGCTAATGAGAGATTAAAAGCTATAGGATTAAATCCAATTTATGAAGGATATGAAAAGAATCCTTATAGACATTTAGAAAAGTTTGCTGATACAGAGGGAGAAGGAAACGTAAAAGCTAACTTCTTCGAGGGAACAGTTACTAGTTATAACATGAGTTCATCTGTAGAGGGATGGGACGAATTTTAA
- a CDS encoding 6-phospho-alpha-glucosidase, translating to MKKFSILIAGGGSTFTPGIILMLLDNLEQFPIRQIKMYDNDAERQAKIGDACAILLKERAPEIEFSYSTKPEEAFTDIDFVMAHIRVGKYPMRELDEKIPLKHGVVGQETCGPGGVAYGMRSIGGVIDLINHMEKYSPNAWMLNYSNPAAIVAEATRRLKPNSKVLNICDMPIGIEVRMAEILGLNSRKDMDIMYYGLNHFGWWKSIKDKAGNDLMPALKEHVAKYGYVEKKGDSQHTDASWCDTFAKAKDVFAVDPTTLPNTYLKYYLFPDYVVEHSNKEYTRANEVMDGREKFVFGECDKIVKNKTSNNTELHIDEHASYIVDLARAIAFNTKEKMLLIVENNGAIVNFDPTAMVEIPCIVGNAGPEPLVVGAIPQFQKGLMEQQVSVEKLTVEAWIEGSYQKLWQALTMSKTVPSASVAKAILDDLIEANKGYWPILK from the coding sequence AGATTAAAATGTATGATAACGATGCTGAAAGACAAGCTAAAATAGGAGATGCTTGTGCTATTCTTTTAAAAGAAAGAGCTCCTGAAATAGAGTTTAGCTATAGCACAAAACCTGAAGAAGCTTTCACTGATATAGATTTTGTTATGGCTCATATTAGAGTTGGAAAATATCCAATGAGAGAATTAGATGAGAAAATACCATTAAAACATGGAGTAGTTGGACAAGAAACTTGTGGTCCTGGAGGAGTTGCTTATGGTATGAGATCAATTGGAGGAGTTATTGATTTAATTAATCACATGGAAAAATACTCTCCTAATGCTTGGATGTTAAACTATTCTAACCCTGCTGCTATTGTTGCTGAGGCTACTAGAAGATTAAAACCAAACTCTAAAGTTTTAAATATCTGTGATATGCCTATTGGAATTGAAGTTAGAATGGCTGAAATTTTAGGTTTAAATTCTAGAAAAGATATGGATATTATGTATTATGGATTAAATCACTTTGGTTGGTGGAAATCTATAAAAGATAAAGCTGGAAATGATTTAATGCCTGCCTTAAAAGAACATGTAGCTAAATATGGATATGTGGAGAAAAAAGGTGATAGCCAACATACAGACGCTAGTTGGTGTGATACGTTTGCTAAAGCAAAAGATGTATTTGCTGTAGATCCAACAACTTTACCTAATACATATTTAAAATATTATCTATTCCCAGATTATGTTGTTGAGCACTCAAACAAAGAGTATACAAGAGCTAATGAAGTTATGGATGGAAGAGAGAAATTTGTTTTTGGTGAATGTGATAAGATTGTAAAAAATAAAACTTCAAATAATACTGAACTACATATAGATGAGCACGCTTCTTACATAGTTGACCTTGCTAGAGCTATTGCTTTTAACACAAAAGAGAAGATGCTTTTAATCGTTGAAAATAATGGAGCTATAGTTAATTTTGATCCTACTGCTATGGTTGAAATCCCTTGTATTGTTGGAAATGCAGGACCTGAGCCATTAGTTGTTGGAGCAATTCCACAATTCCAAAAAGGGCTTATGGAACAGCAAGTTTCTGTTGAGAAACTAACTGTTGAAGCTTGGATAGAAGGGTCTTATCAAAAGTTATGGCAAGCTCTTACTATGTCTAAAACAGTTCCAAGCGCATCTGTTGCAAAAGCTATTTTAGATGATTTAATTGAAGCTAATAAAGGATACTGGCCTATATTAAAATAA